Proteins found in one Labrenzia sp. VG12 genomic segment:
- a CDS encoding Lrp/AsnC family transcriptional regulator, with the protein MSKIDRIDADILSRLQSDGRLSNARLAEQVSLSETPCWRRLKRLEKTGVIEGYQAVVNRRALGLGVMAFVQLTCSEHDEETTAEFQNAIEASPQVLSCHNTTGDADFLLQVVASDLDDYSRFVEQVIRRLPGVTSIRSNLSLRELKSSNRLPIPEAVFR; encoded by the coding sequence ATGTCGAAGATAGACCGAATTGACGCCGACATCCTGTCCCGTCTGCAAAGCGACGGCAGACTGTCCAATGCCAGACTTGCCGAACAGGTTTCCTTGAGTGAAACACCTTGCTGGCGGCGCTTGAAACGTCTTGAGAAAACCGGGGTGATCGAGGGCTATCAGGCGGTCGTCAACCGGCGTGCGCTCGGACTTGGCGTGATGGCCTTTGTGCAGCTGACCTGCTCCGAACATGACGAGGAGACAACCGCGGAATTCCAGAACGCCATCGAGGCCAGCCCACAGGTCCTGTCCTGCCACAACACAACGGGGGACGCCGATTTTCTGCTGCAGGTCGTGGCCAGCGACCTCGACGATTACAGCCGTTTTGTCGAACAGGTCATCCGCAGGCTGCCGGGCGTGACCAGTATCCGCTCCAATCTCTCCCTGAGGGAACTGAAATCGTCCAACAGGCTTCCCATTCCGGAGGCTGTCTTCCGCTGA
- the speB gene encoding agmatinase — translation MSSHGYEGGRLNLPFVGICTFGKYPHQPDWDNIDADVAVLGAPFDFGTQWRSGARMGPRAIREASTLFSFGHAGAYDFEDDITYLTPETTRIVDLGDADIVHTDTMESHKRIEFGVRKILAAGALPVVLGGDHSINIPCINAFDGEDPIHVVQIDAHLDFVDERHGVRYGHGNPMRRAAEKPYVTGLTQIGIRNVSSTARDGYEDARRMGSDIQSVRHVRKLGTEGMLARIPEGKRYYLTIDIDAFDPSIAPGTGTPSHGGFLYYEVLELIDGLARRGDIVGIDLVEVAPDYDPTGTTSILAAQILMNTIGRVLHHR, via the coding sequence ATGTCCTCACACGGCTATGAAGGCGGGCGGCTCAATCTGCCCTTTGTCGGCATCTGCACCTTCGGCAAGTATCCCCACCAGCCGGACTGGGACAATATCGACGCGGATGTTGCCGTTCTGGGTGCCCCGTTTGATTTTGGCACCCAGTGGCGCTCCGGTGCGCGCATGGGGCCGCGGGCGATCCGTGAGGCCTCGACCCTGTTTTCCTTCGGTCATGCCGGCGCCTATGACTTTGAGGACGACATCACCTATCTGACCCCGGAAACGACCCGGATCGTCGATCTGGGCGACGCGGACATTGTCCACACCGACACGATGGAAAGCCACAAGCGGATCGAGTTCGGTGTGCGCAAGATCCTCGCTGCCGGTGCCCTGCCCGTGGTGCTGGGCGGCGACCATTCGATCAACATTCCCTGTATCAACGCTTTTGACGGCGAAGATCCCATCCACGTGGTGCAGATCGATGCCCATCTCGACTTTGTCGACGAGCGGCACGGGGTGCGCTATGGCCACGGCAATCCGATGCGGCGGGCCGCCGAAAAGCCCTATGTGACCGGCCTGACCCAGATCGGCATCCGCAACGTTTCCTCAACCGCGCGGGACGGCTATGAGGATGCCCGCCGCATGGGCTCGGACATCCAGTCAGTCCGCCACGTGCGCAAGCTCGGCACCGAGGGCATGCTGGCGCGCATTCCGGAAGGAAAACGCTATTATCTGACCATCGACATCGACGCGTTCGATCCGTCGATCGCACCGGGCACGGGCACGCCCAGCCATGGCGGCTTTCTCTATTACGAGGTGCTGGAACTGATCGACGGCCTGGCAAGACGCGGTGACATTGTCGGCATCGACCTGGTGGAAGTGGCGCCGGACTATGATCCGACCGGCACCACCAGCATTCTGGCCGCGCAGATCCTGATGAACACGATCGGCCGGGTGCTGCATCACCGGTAG
- a CDS encoding heavy metal-binding domain-containing protein, with protein sequence MLVTTTNTIQGRDLDYKGLVTGEAILGANLFKDLFAGIRDIVGGRSGAYEEELAKAREIAVNEMCQQAQAMGANAVIGVDLDYETVGQNGSMLMVSATGTAVIVR encoded by the coding sequence ATGCTGGTCACCACCACAAACACCATCCAGGGCCGGGATCTGGACTACAAGGGCCTGGTGACCGGTGAGGCGATCCTCGGGGCAAATCTCTTCAAGGACCTTTTTGCCGGTATTCGCGACATTGTCGGCGGCCGCTCCGGTGCCTATGAGGAAGAACTCGCCAAGGCACGCGAGATTGCCGTCAATGAAATGTGCCAGCAGGCCCAGGCCATGGGTGCCAATGCGGTGATCGGCGTCGATCTCGACTATGAAACCGTTGGCCAGAACGGCTCCATGCTGATGGTCAGCGCCACCGGAACCGCCGTGATTGTCCGCTAA
- a CDS encoding DUF2199 domain-containing protein, with amino-acid sequence MPIAIDGHRKTFSYTCTCCGIVQEGGPSFAPQEPPHIAGLPKEERAKRVKIDSDLCVVDGETYFIRATLEIPIRDCADGFLWGVWVSQSKANFFRYVETFAQDQTGDGSFGWLLVALPGYHKRGETMVNLPVDVFWGTQRPQIRIHDDQIHPLAVDQRDGISWDRATEIALQIGC; translated from the coding sequence ATGCCAATTGCAATCGACGGCCACAGAAAAACTTTCTCGTACACCTGCACGTGTTGCGGCATAGTGCAGGAAGGTGGACCGTCGTTTGCACCTCAGGAGCCACCACATATCGCGGGGTTGCCCAAAGAAGAACGCGCAAAGCGTGTGAAAATTGACAGCGATCTTTGCGTTGTGGATGGCGAAACCTATTTTATTCGCGCAACACTTGAAATTCCGATCAGGGACTGTGCGGACGGTTTTCTCTGGGGTGTTTGGGTGTCCCAGAGCAAGGCAAATTTCTTTCGCTATGTCGAAACCTTCGCGCAGGATCAGACAGGTGACGGATCTTTTGGCTGGCTGTTGGTCGCACTGCCCGGCTATCACAAGCGCGGTGAAACGATGGTCAACCTGCCTGTGGACGTCTTCTGGGGGACGCAACGGCCACAGATAAGAATTCATGACGACCAGATCCATCCATTGGCCGTAGATCAGAGAGATGGCATTTCCTGGGACCGTGCGACGGAAATTGCACTTCAGATTGGGTGTTAA
- a CDS encoding zinc-dependent alcohol dehydrogenase family protein, whose translation MKAVLYETFAQAPTVATVPDPVPEPHGVVLKVEATGVCRSDWHGWMGHDPDITLPHVPGHELAGTVQAIGKDVKNWKVGDRVTVPFVGGCGSCPECHAGHQQVCESQFQPGFTHWGSFAEYVGIHHADLNLVALPDSIAFATAASLGCRFATSFRAVVDQGKTSAGQWVAVHGCGGVGLSAIMIANAVGANVIAVDIADDKLALAADFGAVKTINAAKSDRIAEEVIEATRGGVHVSLDALGHPTTCFNSVSNLRKRGKHVQVGLMLADHAQPQIPMAKVIADELEILGSHGMQAHRYGAMLDMVLSGKLAPDQLVGEQISLEASVQVLMDMDKFQSVGATVVTRF comes from the coding sequence ATGAAAGCCGTGCTTTATGAAACCTTCGCGCAGGCCCCGACCGTGGCCACAGTGCCCGATCCGGTGCCCGAACCGCATGGTGTGGTGCTGAAGGTTGAAGCCACCGGCGTCTGTCGCAGCGACTGGCACGGCTGGATGGGCCACGATCCGGATATCACGCTGCCGCATGTGCCCGGCCACGAACTCGCCGGCACCGTTCAGGCCATTGGCAAGGATGTCAAGAACTGGAAGGTTGGCGACCGTGTCACGGTGCCGTTCGTCGGCGGCTGCGGTTCCTGTCCGGAATGTCACGCCGGCCATCAACAGGTCTGCGAGAGCCAGTTCCAGCCCGGCTTCACCCATTGGGGCTCCTTCGCCGAATATGTCGGCATACATCACGCGGACCTCAATCTGGTCGCGCTGCCAGACAGCATTGCATTTGCAACGGCCGCCAGCCTCGGTTGCCGTTTTGCGACATCCTTCCGGGCAGTTGTCGACCAGGGGAAGACGTCCGCCGGACAGTGGGTTGCGGTGCATGGATGTGGCGGCGTCGGACTGTCGGCGATCATGATCGCCAATGCGGTCGGCGCCAATGTGATTGCGGTGGACATTGCTGACGACAAACTGGCGCTTGCGGCTGATTTCGGAGCCGTCAAAACGATAAACGCCGCGAAATCCGACCGGATCGCCGAGGAAGTGATCGAGGCGACAAGAGGTGGCGTCCATGTGTCGCTGGATGCACTTGGCCATCCGACAACCTGCTTCAATTCCGTCAGCAACCTGCGCAAGCGCGGCAAGCATGTTCAGGTTGGCCTGATGCTCGCCGACCATGCACAGCCGCAGATACCCATGGCCAAAGTGATTGCCGACGAACTGGAAATCCTTGGCAGTCACGGCATGCAGGCGCACCGGTACGGGGCGATGCTGGACATGGTTCTTTCTGGCAAACTGGCGCCGGATCAGTTGGTTGGCGAGCAGATCAGCCTGGAAGCCTCTGTGCAGGTCCTGATGGATATGGACAAGTTCCAGTCCGTCGGGGCGACAGTTGTGACACGGTTCTGA
- a CDS encoding HAD family phosphatase, whose product MPPSLVIFDCDGVLVDTERMANQNLAEMVTELGHPMTGPDCQKLFMGRTLEDVQRKIEELTGKTLPADWPEEVRQRDLERFKAGVPAIRGIVEVLDRLDAAGIPYCVGSSGKYRKMRTTLGSSGLLPRLEGRLYSAEDCARGKPAPDVFLLAAQKMGHAPETCVVVEDSVPGVRAATAAGMRVFAFVEDPACDREAMTEAGGILFENMSDLPGLLLSTP is encoded by the coding sequence ATGCCTCCAAGCCTTGTGATCTTCGACTGCGACGGCGTCCTCGTTGATACCGAACGCATGGCCAATCAGAACCTCGCCGAAATGGTCACCGAACTGGGTCATCCGATGACCGGACCGGATTGTCAGAAGCTGTTCATGGGCCGGACACTGGAAGACGTGCAACGGAAGATCGAAGAGCTGACTGGAAAAACCCTGCCGGCCGATTGGCCCGAAGAGGTCCGCCAGCGGGATCTGGAACGCTTCAAGGCAGGTGTGCCGGCCATCAGAGGGATCGTCGAGGTTCTGGACAGGCTTGACGCGGCGGGTATTCCCTATTGTGTCGGGTCGTCGGGCAAGTACCGGAAAATGAGAACCACCCTTGGCAGCTCCGGTCTGTTGCCGCGGCTGGAAGGACGGCTCTATTCCGCAGAAGACTGCGCGCGCGGCAAGCCGGCGCCGGATGTCTTTCTGCTCGCGGCGCAAAAGATGGGCCACGCGCCGGAGACCTGTGTGGTGGTGGAGGACAGTGTCCCCGGGGTCAGAGCCGCAACAGCGGCCGGCATGCGGGTTTTTGCCTTTGTCGAGGATCCGGCCTGTGACCGGGAGGCGATGACGGAAGCCGGGGGAATTCTGTTCGAGAACATGTCGGACCTGCCCGGCCTGTTGCTTTCCACGCCTTGA
- the cysK gene encoding cysteine synthase A, with the protein MTMKTSGRGKIYGSITETIGDTPIVRLDRLAKAHGVKANLLAKLEFFNPISSVKDRIGVAMIEAMEADGKIEPGKTTLVEPTSGNTGIALAFVAAAKGYRLILVMPETMSVERRKMFKILGAELELTEGPKGMKGAIARAEELIADIDGAIMPQQFENPANPEIHRNTTAEEIWNDTDGKVDVFVSGIGTGGTITGVSQVLKSRKPGLHVVAVEPADSPILSGGEPGPHKIQGIGAGFVPAILDTSVFDEVQTVANEDAFAMAREVARTEGLPVGISSGAALTAAIRVGQREEMAGKNIVIIIPSFAERYLSTALFEGL; encoded by the coding sequence ATGACCATGAAGACCAGCGGCCGCGGCAAGATCTATGGCTCGATCACCGAGACCATTGGCGACACGCCGATCGTTCGCCTGGACCGCCTTGCCAAGGCCCACGGCGTGAAAGCCAATCTTCTGGCCAAGTTGGAATTCTTCAACCCGATTTCCAGCGTGAAGGACCGTATCGGTGTCGCGATGATCGAGGCGATGGAAGCGGACGGCAAGATCGAACCGGGCAAGACCACACTCGTGGAACCGACATCCGGCAACACCGGCATCGCGCTTGCTTTTGTTGCTGCCGCCAAGGGCTACCGGCTGATCCTGGTGATGCCCGAAACCATGTCGGTCGAACGCCGCAAGATGTTCAAGATCCTGGGCGCGGAACTGGAGCTGACCGAAGGCCCGAAAGGCATGAAGGGCGCGATCGCCCGCGCCGAGGAACTGATCGCCGATATCGATGGCGCGATCATGCCGCAGCAGTTCGAAAACCCGGCCAACCCGGAGATCCACCGCAACACCACGGCGGAGGAAATCTGGAACGACACGGACGGCAAGGTCGACGTGTTTGTCTCCGGCATCGGCACCGGTGGCACCATCACCGGCGTTTCCCAGGTACTGAAATCGCGCAAGCCGGGTCTCCACGTTGTTGCGGTGGAGCCGGCCGACAGTCCGATCCTGTCCGGCGGCGAACCGGGTCCGCACAAGATCCAGGGCATTGGCGCCGGGTTCGTGCCAGCCATTCTCGACACGAGCGTATTCGACGAAGTCCAGACCGTTGCCAATGAGGACGCCTTCGCCATGGCGCGCGAAGTCGCCAGGACCGAGGGCCTGCCGGTCGGCATTTCCTCGGGCGCTGCACTGACGGCAGCCATCCGGGTCGGTCAGCGGGAGGAGATGGCAGGCAAGAACATCGTCATCATCATCCCGTCCTTCGCCGAGCGGTATCTGTCGACGGCGCTGTTCGAAGGTCTTTAA
- the dut gene encoding dUTP diphosphatase gives MTVTLELKRLEHGRDLPLPAYQSDLAAGLDLYAAVDAPMQLAPGARALVPTGLAMALPAGFEAQVRPRSGLAAKHGVTVLNTPGTIDADYRGEVKVILINLGDAAFEITRGERIAQMVIAPCLQASIREVDSLSETERGTGGFGSTGRS, from the coding sequence ATGACCGTTACCCTGGAATTGAAACGTCTCGAGCATGGACGAGACCTGCCTCTGCCCGCCTATCAGTCGGACCTTGCCGCCGGGCTGGACCTTTATGCCGCCGTTGACGCGCCCATGCAGCTCGCTCCTGGCGCGCGTGCCCTGGTCCCGACGGGCCTGGCCATGGCCCTGCCCGCCGGGTTCGAAGCGCAGGTTCGGCCCCGGTCCGGACTTGCCGCCAAACACGGGGTCACGGTCCTGAACACGCCCGGCACGATCGATGCCGACTATCGCGGCGAGGTGAAGGTGATCCTGATCAATCTCGGTGATGCCGCGTTTGAGATCACCCGCGGCGAGCGCATTGCCCAGATGGTGATTGCGCCCTGCCTGCAGGCCTCCATTCGCGAGGTTGACAGTCTGTCCGAAACGGAACGCGGCACCGGCGGTTTCGGCTCGACCGGCCGCAGCTGA
- a CDS encoding OmpA family protein has product MKKILLAGFSAAILAVSTVAGSAQTELSRNQIINSLQGAQQKVDVSADDLQKAAFENIQKYPGANSPGNLPLWDKLASLRQFNIEITFDFDSARIKPSSYEAVGLIADALHTPYLQGQTFYIVGHTDAKGAREYNLELSIRRAKAIREALVTTFQVPGKYLFAVGMGEEQLRDPANPDAAVNRRVQLINVGYR; this is encoded by the coding sequence ATGAAAAAGATCCTTCTGGCCGGTTTTTCGGCCGCCATTCTTGCCGTCTCCACCGTTGCCGGTTCGGCACAGACCGAGCTCAGCCGCAACCAGATCATCAATTCGCTTCAGGGCGCACAACAGAAAGTGGATGTCAGCGCGGACGATCTGCAAAAAGCAGCCTTTGAGAATATCCAGAAATATCCGGGCGCCAACTCACCCGGCAACCTGCCGCTTTGGGACAAGCTTGCCTCCCTGCGCCAGTTCAACATCGAAATCACCTTCGACTTCGACAGCGCACGTATCAAACCGTCGTCTTACGAGGCCGTCGGCCTGATCGCGGACGCCCTGCACACGCCCTATCTGCAAGGCCAGACTTTCTACATCGTCGGTCACACCGATGCCAAAGGCGCGCGCGAATACAATCTGGAACTGTCCATCCGGCGCGCCAAGGCCATTCGCGAAGCCCTGGTCACAACCTTCCAGGTGCCCGGCAAGTACCTGTTTGCGGTCGGCATGGGCGAAGAACAGCTGCGCGATCCGGCCAACCCGGACGCCGCTGTCAACCGTCGCGTCCAGCTGATCAACGTCGGATATCGTTGA
- a CDS encoding GNAT family N-acetyltransferase, whose amino-acid sequence MAPSIRIAPGFPETERLTAVRLFWQAFSGKLGTVMAPEAKALEFLERVMDPGFALGALNREGQLIGLAGFKTAEGALVGGGLKDMTSVYGLIGGTWRGLLLDVLERETEPDCLLMDGIFVAKQARGQGVGSALLEAICNEARQRGLSRVRLDVIDSNPRARALYERAGFAAISEEKTEIFEFLFGFASSTRMERAV is encoded by the coding sequence GTGGCCCCTTCCATTCGTATCGCACCAGGGTTTCCTGAAACCGAACGGCTCACTGCCGTTCGGCTGTTCTGGCAGGCTTTTTCGGGAAAGCTGGGCACCGTCATGGCGCCGGAAGCAAAGGCTCTTGAGTTCCTGGAACGCGTGATGGATCCCGGCTTTGCGCTTGGCGCCCTCAACCGGGAGGGTCAACTGATCGGTCTGGCCGGTTTCAAGACAGCGGAAGGGGCGCTGGTCGGGGGTGGTCTGAAAGACATGACTTCGGTCTACGGCCTGATCGGAGGAACCTGGCGCGGATTGCTGCTTGACGTTCTGGAACGGGAGACGGAGCCGGACTGCCTGCTGATGGACGGCATCTTCGTGGCCAAGCAGGCACGCGGCCAGGGTGTCGGCAGCGCCTTGCTTGAGGCCATCTGCAACGAGGCCCGTCAACGTGGTCTTTCCCGCGTGCGCCTCGATGTGATCGACAGCAACCCCAGGGCAAGGGCGCTCTATGAACGGGCAGGCTTTGCCGCGATCAGCGAGGAGAAAACGGAGATTTTTGAATTCCTGTTCGGCTTTGCGTCGTCGACACGGATGGAACGGGCGGTTTGA
- the proC gene encoding pyrroline-5-carboxylate reductase, with product MSQQITFIGGGNMASAMVAGLLEAGTSPSDLRIVEPGKARRLELQERFEVGTTVDLVEACRRASIIVLAVKPDVVPVVAKQIADAIVLEGKLVISIAAGTTTAVLEEILGELVAILRAMPNSPATFGLGATGFYANRHVSAAHLDQAMDILSSIGLSLRFPTETQLDAVTAVAGSGPAYFFLLMEEMVRAGQNLGLAAEDARRLTLQTALGAARMAADTELTFCELRQRVTSPGGTTHAAVSCLQQAGFGQIINEAMTRARDRAIEMGRTLA from the coding sequence ATGAGCCAGCAAATCACTTTCATTGGCGGCGGTAACATGGCGTCAGCCATGGTCGCGGGCTTGCTGGAGGCAGGCACATCGCCCTCCGATCTTCGGATCGTCGAACCAGGCAAGGCCCGACGTCTGGAGTTGCAGGAACGCTTCGAGGTCGGCACAACGGTAGATCTTGTTGAAGCCTGCCGCCGGGCGAGCATCATTGTGCTTGCAGTCAAACCTGACGTAGTCCCGGTGGTTGCGAAACAGATTGCTGATGCGATTGTCCTGGAGGGCAAGTTGGTCATCAGCATTGCCGCGGGTACAACGACAGCTGTGCTGGAGGAAATTCTCGGTGAGCTTGTCGCAATTCTGCGGGCGATGCCGAATTCTCCCGCGACGTTCGGGCTTGGTGCGACGGGCTTCTATGCGAACCGGCATGTGTCGGCTGCGCATCTCGACCAGGCAATGGACATCTTGTCCTCCATAGGCTTGAGCCTCCGGTTCCCGACAGAAACTCAGCTCGATGCAGTGACTGCCGTCGCGGGCAGCGGGCCAGCCTATTTCTTCCTGTTGATGGAGGAAATGGTCCGCGCAGGGCAAAACCTTGGTCTTGCGGCCGAGGATGCGCGCCGCCTGACGTTGCAGACGGCGCTCGGCGCAGCCCGAATGGCGGCGGACACGGAGTTGACCTTCTGCGAACTGAGACAGCGTGTCACCTCACCTGGTGGCACAACACACGCGGCAGTCTCGTGTCTGCAGCAGGCCGGATTTGGTCAAATCATCAATGAGGCAATGACCAGGGCGCGCGACCGCGCTATTGAGATGGGCAGAACCCTGGCGTGA